One stretch of Pomacea canaliculata isolate SZHN2017 linkage group LG1, ASM307304v1, whole genome shotgun sequence DNA includes these proteins:
- the LOC112554362 gene encoding 60S ribosomal protein L34-like: MAQRLTLRRRLSYNTKSNRRRVSKTPGGKLVYLYTKKLGNTPRCGDCKLKLRGLTAARPLELSAMSKRHKHVTRTYGGSLCHTCVRSRIVRAFLIEEQKIVVRVLKAQEATKK; the protein is encoded by the exons ATGGCACAACGGTTGACGCTTCGTAGACGCCTTTCTTACAACACAAAGTCAAACCGCAGACGAGT GTCAAAGACTCCAG GAGGTAAACTTGTGTACCTGTATACTAAGAAGTTGGGTAATACACCTAGATGTGGAGACTGCAAGTTGAAGTTACGAGGT CTGACTGCAGCACGCCCCCTGGAGCTTTCTGCCATGTCAAAACGCCACAAGCATGTCACAAGAACTTATGGTGGATCACTTTGCCATACATGTGTACGAAGCAG AATTGTGCGTGCTTTCCTTATTGAAGAACAGAAGATTGTTGTCAGGGTGCTTAAAGCACAGGAGGCCACCAAGAAATAA